One genomic window of Desulfurococcus mucosus DSM 2162 includes the following:
- a CDS encoding adenylate kinase family protein: MGLLLVVAGVPGTGKTSVARELASLTGFPLVELGSYAVEKGLVAGFDAETGSYVIDEDALSREVSALAESVEGRLIVSTHYPEILEPDVVEKVFVLRAHPLVLAERLESRGWGRRKINENVMAEILGVVSYNAVEAFGEGKVYEVDTSNASPGEVARLIVGVLEGRVNLAPGIRIDWLPILPPEVLSRFDNYE; encoded by the coding sequence ATGGGTTTACTCTTGGTTGTGGCTGGTGTACCAGGCACCGGTAAGACGAGTGTTGCCAGGGAGCTGGCTTCTCTAACTGGTTTCCCACTGGTGGAGCTCGGGAGTTACGCGGTGGAGAAAGGGCTTGTTGCAGGCTTCGATGCTGAGACAGGTAGCTATGTGATCGATGAGGATGCATTGTCCCGCGAGGTCTCCGCGTTAGCGGAGAGTGTTGAGGGCCGTCTCATAGTCAGCACGCATTACCCTGAGATCCTGGAGCCAGATGTGGTTGAGAAAGTGTTTGTTTTAAGGGCTCACCCGCTCGTGCTCGCGGAGAGGCTTGAGTCAAGGGGGTGGGGTAGGAGGAAGATAAATGAGAACGTTATGGCCGAGATACTGGGTGTAGTCTCATACAATGCTGTTGAAGCCTTCGGGGAGGGAAAGGTATACGAGGTGGATACATCAAACGCGTCTCCAGGCGAGGTAGCCAGGCTGATAGTAGGCGTGTTAGAGGGGAGGGTTAACCTGGCCCCAGGCATCAGGATAGATTGGCTGCCAATACTTCCCCCAGAAGTATTGTCGAGGTTCGACAACTATGAGTAG
- a CDS encoding GTPase: MSSRGGFTLASWSQLEKMVSRVDVVLMVLDSRDPLSTFSRRLESMVERNGRKLILVLNKADLVPRSVAEEWKEYFTEKGYTTVYMAAARHMGTLRLRRTIRRVAPSLPTLVAVAGYPKVGKSSIINGLKGRHSASTSPYPGSPGYTRHFQVYRVDKDIMVVDSPGVIPVEGGELEMVIRGFPPEKLDDPVPPAVKLIERILRYHPDAFKKAYGIAETNPLRILEELAVKRGWFYKATREPLIEEAARTIIRNYHDGRIPFYIRPSQILGGGGALNDKGEGGGGAVT, translated from the coding sequence ATGAGTAGCCGCGGAGGCTTCACGCTTGCCTCATGGAGCCAGCTCGAGAAAATGGTGTCCAGGGTAGATGTAGTGTTAATGGTGCTCGACTCAAGGGATCCCTTGAGCACCTTCAGCAGGAGACTGGAGTCCATGGTGGAGAGGAATGGGAGGAAACTCATCCTCGTGTTGAACAAGGCGGACCTGGTTCCAAGGAGTGTCGCCGAGGAGTGGAAGGAGTACTTCACTGAGAAAGGGTATACAACAGTCTACATGGCTGCGGCAAGACACATGGGTACATTGAGGCTGAGGAGAACCATACGTAGGGTGGCACCGTCACTGCCGACACTGGTGGCTGTAGCAGGGTACCCCAAGGTAGGGAAGTCCTCCATAATCAACGGGTTGAAGGGAAGGCACTCGGCATCCACAAGCCCATACCCTGGGAGCCCTGGTTACACGAGGCATTTCCAGGTTTACAGGGTTGACAAGGATATAATGGTCGTCGACTCCCCCGGTGTAATACCTGTTGAAGGCGGGGAGCTCGAGATGGTTATAAGGGGCTTTCCCCCGGAGAAGCTCGACGACCCTGTGCCGCCCGCGGTGAAGCTCATAGAGAGGATACTACGCTACCATCCAGACGCCTTTAAGAAGGCATACGGTATAGCTGAAACCAACCCCCTGAGGATCCTGGAGGAGCTCGCTGTTAAACGCGGCTGGTTCTACAAGGCGACAAGGGAGCCCTTGATAGAGGAGGCTGCTAGAACCATTATAAGGAACTATCATGATGGGCGGATACCGTTTTATATAAGGCCTTCACAGATACTAGGTGGCGGGGGAGCCCTTAATGATAAAGGTGAGGGTGGCGGGGGAGCAGTCACCTAG
- a CDS encoding MoaD/ThiS family protein has product MIKVRVAGEQSPRIVEAAGIRVSELLERLGLSRSEHIVLRNGVPLTEDEVLGDGDEVLVYLVKSGG; this is encoded by the coding sequence ATGATAAAGGTGAGGGTGGCGGGGGAGCAGTCACCTAGGATCGTGGAGGCCGCGGGGATACGTGTCTCCGAGCTGCTTGAACGCCTCGGCTTATCGAGGTCGGAGCACATTGTTTTAAGGAACGGGGTCCCGTTGACGGAGGACGAGGTCCTCGGGGACGGTGACGAAGTCCTAGTCTACCTGGTTAAGTCGGGTGGTTGA
- a CDS encoding HesA/MoeB/ThiF family protein, whose product MALSEEELERYSRQLPIIGVEGQAKLKNTSILVAGAGGLGSAVLYYLTAAGVGRIIFIDEGLVELSNLQRQILYTVDDIGRSKVTAAYERLRRLNPNVLLEPVQASITRELLDEVMQRVDIVVDALDNWETRFTLDEAAWRHGKPLVHAGVGEHYGQLTVVIPGKTPCLRYLFHGVRAREKGRVIVMPHIPGLLGLLEVNEVFKLILGYGDVMAGRILLFNAKAPSIEVIEVKCGDFEKHCGKPGAVVEGLSHPSQGLQA is encoded by the coding sequence GTGGCTCTAAGCGAGGAGGAATTGGAGAGGTATAGTAGGCAGCTGCCCATTATAGGCGTGGAGGGGCAGGCGAAGCTCAAGAACACGAGCATCCTGGTTGCCGGGGCAGGCGGGCTTGGGTCAGCCGTACTATACTATTTGACCGCGGCTGGAGTAGGCAGGATAATATTCATAGACGAGGGCCTAGTCGAGTTAAGCAACCTTCAGAGACAGATACTCTACACTGTGGACGACATAGGTAGGTCGAAGGTCACGGCGGCATATGAAAGACTGCGCAGACTGAACCCGAACGTGCTCCTGGAACCGGTGCAGGCCTCCATAACCAGGGAACTACTAGACGAGGTGATGCAGCGCGTCGACATAGTTGTCGATGCACTCGACAACTGGGAGACACGCTTCACCCTGGATGAGGCGGCGTGGAGGCACGGTAAGCCCCTGGTCCACGCTGGGGTTGGAGAACACTATGGCCAGTTAACGGTGGTCATACCTGGTAAAACCCCTTGCCTGAGATACTTGTTCCATGGGGTTAGAGCCAGGGAGAAGGGTAGGGTAATAGTCATGCCACACATACCGGGCTTACTGGGACTGCTTGAGGTCAACGAGGTCTTCAAACTGATCCTAGGGTACGGCGACGTGATGGCCGGCAGAATACTCCTCTTCAACGCTAAAGCCCCCTCTATAGAGGTTATCGAGGTGAAGTGCGGCGACTTCGAGAAGCACTGCGGTAAGCCGGGTGCGGTGGTCGAGGGGCTTAGCCACCCATCTCAGGGGTTACAAGCGTGA
- a CDS encoding MoaD/ThiS family protein, with protein MRVTLVVLGRASDYAGVNMAELELPENSTLKDAIRALSERTNPVLYERYINGHYIFVTLVNGKPVLSPETPLKDGDRITLVTPEMGG; from the coding sequence ATGAGGGTTACACTCGTAGTGCTCGGGAGAGCCAGCGACTACGCCGGTGTAAACATGGCTGAACTAGAGTTGCCGGAGAACTCGACTCTGAAGGATGCTATACGTGCTCTAAGTGAGCGCACGAACCCGGTGCTCTACGAGAGATACATTAACGGGCACTACATATTTGTAACCCTGGTCAACGGCAAACCCGTCCTCTCACCCGAGACACCGTTAAAGGATGGCGACAGGATCACGCTTGTAACCCCTGAGATGGGTGGCTAA
- a CDS encoding MoaD/ThiS family protein, whose product MIKVKLLPRNIEVEVDAEEAEVQVILEKLRNELSSDGVLVLVNGRLVEDMRRVVRKGDTVVVVEEFLGG is encoded by the coding sequence TTGATCAAGGTTAAACTACTTCCAAGGAACATAGAGGTGGAGGTCGACGCTGAAGAGGCTGAGGTACAGGTGATCCTGGAGAAGCTGAGGAACGAGCTCTCAAGCGATGGAGTCCTAGTCCTCGTCAACGGGAGGCTAGTAGAGGACATGAGGCGCGTCGTCAGGAAAGGGGATACAGTGGTGGTTGTCGAGGAGTTCCTGGGGGGTTGA
- a CDS encoding DUF2148 domain-containing protein — translation MLIDEGDAVKKAVEAVAVLMVASAKTAPKARGVDNIVCMVVTDKGILEKLAAKMRELAGRYGAFFERDADSVAGSDAVVLIGCRLVKLSLVKPDKWLLDADTVNSVVNLGIALGSAVKTASMLNIDNRIMFSVGVAAQELGLLDADIVYGVPLSIRGKNMYFDRQQSSARKP, via the coding sequence ATGTTGATCGATGAAGGGGACGCCGTTAAGAAGGCTGTGGAAGCCGTTGCTGTGCTAATGGTTGCCTCAGCTAAGACCGCGCCGAAGGCCCGTGGAGTAGACAACATCGTTTGCATGGTGGTGACCGATAAAGGGATCCTGGAGAAGCTGGCGGCGAAGATGAGGGAGCTTGCAGGAAGGTATGGAGCGTTCTTCGAAAGGGATGCCGACAGTGTTGCGGGCAGCGACGCAGTAGTGTTGATTGGCTGTAGACTCGTAAAGCTCAGCCTAGTTAAGCCGGATAAGTGGCTCCTCGACGCTGACACAGTTAACTCGGTGGTGAACCTGGGTATAGCACTCGGCTCAGCCGTTAAAACAGCCTCCATGCTCAACATCGACAACAGAATAATGTTCTCAGTCGGCGTTGCAGCCCAGGAGCTCGGGCTACTTGACGCGGACATAGTCTACGGGGTGCCCTTATCCATCAGGGGAAAGAACATGTATTTCGACAGGCAGCAGTCCTCGGCGAGGAAGCCTTGA
- a CDS encoding purine-nucleoside phosphorylase, translated as MVGNVLIKEPPGGMGRSALIVGDPHRVELLSTLLEEPVVKTGVRGYVYAIGKYRGERISIVTHGIGAPSASIVVEELHRLGVNVVVRLGTAGSIQHEIRVGDVILASTALCRIGGCATSMYMRDLTPPASPHPVLAARIIDALKGSGVKTWVAPVFTSDALHAETEGLIEELRGYGVAAVDMETAILYTLSWLRKLHAASVLIVSNNLVQGDQSILGTEELGEAFKKVAKVILEVLHDYS; from the coding sequence ATGGTTGGCAATGTACTGATCAAGGAGCCCCCTGGGGGAATGGGGCGTTCAGCGCTGATCGTAGGCGACCCTCATAGAGTTGAACTCCTCTCAACACTGCTCGAGGAGCCAGTGGTGAAGACGGGTGTCAGGGGATACGTCTACGCTATCGGGAAATACAGGGGTGAAAGGATATCGATCGTGACCCACGGCATAGGTGCGCCATCAGCAAGCATAGTGGTTGAGGAGTTACACCGCCTGGGAGTCAATGTAGTGGTGAGACTGGGCACTGCTGGATCCATTCAGCATGAGATACGTGTAGGAGACGTGATCCTTGCGTCAACCGCCCTCTGCAGGATAGGCGGCTGCGCTACATCAATGTACATGAGGGATTTAACACCGCCTGCGTCACCACACCCTGTTCTAGCAGCCAGGATTATTGATGCGTTAAAGGGATCCGGGGTGAAAACATGGGTTGCCCCAGTCTTCACGAGCGACGCACTCCACGCTGAAACAGAGGGGTTGATCGAGGAGCTCAGAGGCTACGGGGTCGCAGCCGTGGATATGGAGACAGCTATACTCTACACGCTTAGCTGGCTGAGGAAACTACACGCAGCATCAGTGCTCATCGTAAGCAACAACCTGGTCCAAGGGGATCAATCCATACTAGGTACCGAGGAGCTCGGCGAAGCCTTCAAGAAGGTTGCCAAGGTGATCCTCGAGGTTCTACATGACTACAGCTGA
- a CDS encoding ABC transporter permease, translated as MIDFITALVENTLFSATVILFGALGAIVNEKSGVVNIGVEGVFIVSAFSTVYFTLATGSLLAGAVAALLISGLIGLLHGLLAAYLRSDQVIAGVGLNMVAYGLTIVLMAITWGDYSQTPQIGKIQSLQFNIAGKPFIIPVFSILAFIIGVAEWFILEKTRYGLILKACGDEPRAAEAMGVNVFRVRVLATVIGSILMGLGGVYLSAEWFGNYTRATTAGRGFIALANEAFSNWNPAMAVAGALLFGFFEALSISVPIELQSLLGRQFTAETYLFKMMPYLATILVITLVMKKIQMPRALGKPYIKE; from the coding sequence ATGATAGATTTCATCACGGCCCTGGTTGAAAACACCCTGTTCTCCGCTACAGTCATACTCTTCGGTGCCCTGGGAGCCATAGTCAACGAGAAGAGCGGTGTAGTCAACATAGGTGTTGAAGGAGTATTCATAGTGTCAGCTTTCTCAACAGTCTACTTCACCCTGGCGACAGGGAGCCTCCTAGCCGGAGCTGTTGCAGCCCTGCTTATCAGTGGCCTCATCGGCTTACTCCACGGGTTGCTTGCAGCCTACTTGAGGAGCGACCAGGTTATAGCAGGCGTCGGACTCAACATGGTCGCGTATGGGTTGACCATAGTGCTCATGGCGATCACTTGGGGAGACTACTCTCAGACACCGCAGATAGGGAAGATACAGAGCCTACAGTTCAACATTGCTGGAAAACCCTTCATCATCCCAGTGTTCTCAATACTAGCGTTCATCATCGGTGTGGCCGAATGGTTTATCCTCGAGAAAACCAGGTATGGATTGATCCTGAAGGCCTGCGGCGACGAGCCTAGGGCGGCTGAAGCCATGGGTGTCAACGTGTTCAGGGTCAGGGTGCTTGCAACAGTGATAGGCTCCATTCTCATGGGTCTCGGTGGGGTCTACCTCTCTGCTGAATGGTTTGGCAACTACACGAGGGCTACCACTGCTGGAAGAGGGTTCATAGCGTTGGCGAACGAGGCCTTCAGCAACTGGAATCCAGCTATGGCGGTGGCAGGGGCACTGCTCTTCGGGTTCTTCGAGGCTCTATCTATAAGTGTTCCCATAGAGCTCCAGTCGCTTCTTGGCAGGCAGTTTACGGCTGAAACATACCTGTTTAAGATGATGCCCTACCTGGCGACAATACTGGTGATAACGCTTGTGATGAAGAAGATACAGATGCCTAGGGCGCTGGGCAAGCCCTACATCAAGGAGTGA